The following nucleotide sequence is from Bacillota bacterium.
GGGCGCCCCCCGCTCCTCGGCGCCGTGCGGCGCCCGCTCACTCCGCGCCCACGCCGCTCAGCTGCCGGCTCCGCTCGATCACCTGCTGGGCGATGAAGGCGGGCATCTCCTCGTAGCGTACGAAGCGCTGTTGGAAGCGTCCCCAGCCGCGGGTCATGGAGCGCAGGTCGACGGCGTAACGGAGCATCTCCGTCTCCGGCACCTCGGCATGCACCACCTGCAGCTCGCCCTCGCGGTCCATGCCCAGCACCCGCCCGCGGCGCCGGTTGAGGTCGCCCAACACGTCGCCCAGGTACTCCTCGGGGACGGTGACGGTCACCTCGTCCACCGGCTCCAGGAGCACCGGGTCGGCCTCGTGGAAGGCCTTCTTGAAGGCGAGGGAGGCCGCGATCTTGAAGGCCATCTCGGAGGAGTCCACCGGGTGGTAGGAGCCGTCGTCCAGGGTGACGCGCACGTGCGTCACCGGGTAGCCAGCCAGCACGCCCTCGGCCATGGTCTCGCGAACGCCCTTCTCCACCGCCGGGATGTACTGGCGGGGGACGGCGCCGCCGAAGATCTTGTCGACGAACTCGAAGTCGGCCTCCGGCAGAGGGTCCAGCTGGAGGAAGACGTGGCCGTACTGGCCGTGACCGCCCGTCTGCTTCTTGTGCTTGCCCTCGGCCCGGGCGTGCTTGCGGATGGTCTCGCGGAAGGCCACCTTCGGCTCGGCCAGCTCCACCTCCACCTGGAACTTCCTGCGCAGCCGGTCGCGCAGCACCTCCAGGTGGACGTCGCCCAGGCCCGCCACCAGCACCTGATGCGTCTCGTTGTTCCGCTGCACGCGCAGCGAGGGGTCCTCCTCCACCAGCCGGGCCAGGCCCGCGCCCACCTTCTCCTCGTCGCCGCGCGCCTTGGGCTGGACGGCCACCGTGAAGACCGGCTCAGGCACCGGCGGCGGCGGCAGGCGGAGCCGTGCCTCGCCGCTGCTCAGCGTCTCGCCCGTCTGCGTGACGGCCAGCTTGGCCACGGCCACGATGGAGCCCGGACCCGCCTCCTGGACCGCCTGCTGCTCCTTGCCCTTCAACAGGAAGAGCTGCCCCACCCGCTCGGGCGCCTCGCGGCTGGAGTTCCAGACCTGCGA
It contains:
- a CDS encoding elongation factor G, with protein sequence MSRSEPCNLALVGHSGSGKTTLAESILALAGAVGRRGRVEDGTATLDFEPEEVQRKISLFTGFATLRWRDRPLTLLDAPGYFDFAAEMLAALHAADAALLVVDASSGPQVGGLQAWSRAAEERLPRFVLVNKMDREHAAFDTALEPLRRLAGSRLVPLTLPVGAETAFRGVLDVLTGQAWGRRDGRRIEIEAPADLLEEAAGYRQQLLELAAEQDEATLERYLEQGVLAPEELERGLAAAVQAGDLVPVLALAGAADLGVEEALEAILRLAPGPEARARALRAVSADGSAAELIGAADGPLCAQVVKTQTDPYVGRLSVLRVFQGRLRADSQVWNSSREAPERVGQLFLLKGKEQQAVQEAGPGSIVAVAKLAVTQTGETLSSGEARLRLPPPPVPEPVFTVAVQPKARGDEEKVGAGLARLVEEDPSLRVQRNNETHQVLVAGLGDVHLEVLRDRLRRKFQVEVELAEPKVAFRETIRKHARAEGKHKKQTGGHGQYGHVFLQLDPLPEADFEFVDKIFGGAVPRQYIPAVEKGVRETMAEGVLAGYPVTHVRVTLDDGSYHPVDSSEMAFKIAASLAFKKAFHEADPVLLEPVDEVTVTVPEEYLGDVLGDLNRRRGRVLGMDREGELQVVHAEVPETEMLRYAVDLRSMTRGWGRFQQRFVRYEEMPAFIAQQVIERSRQLSGVGAE